In Campylobacteraceae bacterium, a genomic segment contains:
- a CDS encoding 6,7-dimethyl-8-ribityllumazine synthase, with amino-acid sequence MKIIEGHLHLNGEEKVAIINGRFNHIITDRLVEGAKDSFIRHGGNEKNLDLILVPGAFEIPFALDKALASGKYDAICCVGAVIRGATPHFDYISAEATKGIATVALKYGKPVANGVLTTDSIEQAIERAGSKAGNKGAEAMTTIIEMLDLFKVMEK; translated from the coding sequence ATGAAAATAATTGAAGGTCATTTACATTTAAATGGGGAAGAAAAAGTTGCTATTATTAATGGTAGATTTAATCATATTATTACTGATAGACTGGTTGAGGGTGCTAAAGATTCATTTATCAGACACGGTGGAAATGAAAAAAATCTTGATTTAATATTAGTTCCAGGTGCTTTTGAAATTCCTTTTGCTTTAGATAAAGCTTTAGCTTCAGGTAAATACGATGCTATTTGTTGTGTGGGCGCTGTAATAAGAGGAGCTACTCCTCATTTTGATTATATTTCAGCAGAAGCTACAAAAGGAATTGCAACAGTTGCTTTAAAATATGGAAAACCTGTTGCAAATGGTGTATTAACAACAGATTCAATTGAGCAAGCAATTGAGAGAGCTGGTTCTAAAGCTGGTAATAAAGGTGCAGAAGCAATGACTACAATTATTGAAATGTTAGACCTTTTCAAAGTAATGGAGAAATAA
- the kdsA gene encoding 3-deoxy-8-phosphooctulonate synthase: MQNKKLKILTGPCVLEDRDTVFAIAEKLLPLSEDKRVEFYFKASFDKANRTSLSSYRGPGLEDGLKLLEEIKKEFGYKIVTDIHESYQAAPAAEVVDILQIPAFLCRQTDLLVAAAKTNTIINIKKGQFLAADAMKHPVEKILHTRGVQDVSYENSEKNNIWLCERGNTFGYGALIVDMRNLLLLKSYAPVIFDATHSVQIPSTGLTTGGNAPFVPYMARAAAAVGVDGFFFETHVDPSVAKSDGPNMLKIEDLYTTINQVFAIKEALGN; encoded by the coding sequence ATGCAAAATAAAAAATTAAAAATATTAACAGGACCCTGTGTTCTAGAAGACAGGGATACTGTTTTTGCAATTGCAGAAAAACTATTGCCCTTAAGTGAAGATAAAAGAGTTGAATTTTATTTTAAAGCCTCTTTTGATAAAGCGAACAGAACTTCTTTAAGTTCATATAGAGGCCCAGGATTAGAAGATGGCTTGAAATTACTTGAAGAAATAAAAAAAGAGTTTGGATATAAAATAGTTACAGATATACATGAATCGTACCAAGCAGCACCAGCTGCAGAAGTAGTAGATATTCTTCAAATTCCTGCTTTCTTGTGCAGACAAACAGATTTATTAGTAGCTGCTGCTAAAACCAATACTATTATTAATATAAAAAAAGGGCAGTTCTTAGCAGCAGATGCGATGAAACATCCTGTTGAAAAAATACTGCACACCAGAGGCGTTCAAGATGTTTCATATGAGAACTCAGAAAAAAATAATATTTGGTTATGTGAAAGAGGAAATACTTTTGGTTATGGTGCTTTAATTGTTGATATGAGAAACCTTCTTTTATTAAAATCTTATGCACCTGTTATTTTTGATGCTACTCACAGTGTTCAAATTCCAAGTACTGGATTGACTACAGGAGGAAATGCTCCTTTTGTTCCTTATATGGCAAGAGCTGCTGCTGCTGTTGGAGTGGATGGTTTTTTCTTTGAAACACATGTTGATCCAAGTGTTGCAAAAAGTGATGGTCCTAATATGTTAAAAATTGAAGATTTGTATACCACAATCAATCAAGTTTTTGCAATTAAAGAAGCTTTGGGAAATTAA